A single window of Rhodamnia argentea isolate NSW1041297 chromosome 5, ASM2092103v1, whole genome shotgun sequence DNA harbors:
- the LOC125312464 gene encoding kinetochore protein SPC24 homolog isoform X2, giving the protein MGDFSRNIDLEKLVSYSDDLAQVLRDDKDIANLAQCLRQSDALRSSCDADLADLQSSLLEYGEKIDACKKKTEAVRSEVAADVDIDQLQKELQEEIEKERLLMEDLRTGTNEINELDLQRISIEERKQVLKKLEQNERREQMSLSMYASVTNIIPNLDDDPKISGYIVDREKRVVDKFEFDSTKMTAFDTCTNIWRMISNS; this is encoded by the exons ATGGGGGATTTCTCTCGGAACATCGATCTGGAGAAGCTCGTTTCCTACAGCGACGACCTCGCCCAGGTCCTCAGGGACGACAAGGACATCGCTAACCTCGCTCAGTGTCTCCGCCAATCCGACGCTCTCCGCTCCTCTTGCGACGCCGACCTCGCCGACCTCCAGTCCTCGCTTCTGG AGTATGGGGAAAAGATTGATGCTTGCAAGAAGAAAACTGAAGCAGTGAGATCTGAAGTTGCTGCAGATGTGGATATCGACCAACTCCAGAAAGAACTGCAAGAGGAAATTGAGAAGGAACGACTGCTTATGGAGGATTTGAG AACTGGCACCAACGAAATTAATGAGCTAGATCTTCAAAGGATTTCGATTGAGGAGAGGAAGCAAGTTTTGAAGAAACTAGAGCAAAATGAGCGGAGAGAACA GATGAGTCTTTCGATGTATGCCTCTGTGACGAATATCATCCCCAACTTGGATGACGACCCCAAAATTTCAGGAT ATATTGTTGACAGGGAGAAGAGGGTGGTGGATAAGTTTGAGTTTGACTCGACAAAGATGACTGCCTTTGACACCTGCACGAATATCTGGAGGATGATTAGTAACTCATAA
- the LOC125312464 gene encoding kinetochore protein SPC24 homolog isoform X1 codes for MGDFSRNIDLEKLVSYSDDLAQVLRDDKDIANLAQCLRQSDALRSSCDADLADLQSSLLAEYGEKIDACKKKTEAVRSEVAADVDIDQLQKELQEEIEKERLLMEDLRTGTNEINELDLQRISIEERKQVLKKLEQNERREQMSLSMYASVTNIIPNLDDDPKISGYIVDREKRVVDKFEFDSTKMTAFDTCTNIWRMISNS; via the exons ATGGGGGATTTCTCTCGGAACATCGATCTGGAGAAGCTCGTTTCCTACAGCGACGACCTCGCCCAGGTCCTCAGGGACGACAAGGACATCGCTAACCTCGCTCAGTGTCTCCGCCAATCCGACGCTCTCCGCTCCTCTTGCGACGCCGACCTCGCCGACCTCCAGTCCTCGCTTCTGG CAGAGTATGGGGAAAAGATTGATGCTTGCAAGAAGAAAACTGAAGCAGTGAGATCTGAAGTTGCTGCAGATGTGGATATCGACCAACTCCAGAAAGAACTGCAAGAGGAAATTGAGAAGGAACGACTGCTTATGGAGGATTTGAG AACTGGCACCAACGAAATTAATGAGCTAGATCTTCAAAGGATTTCGATTGAGGAGAGGAAGCAAGTTTTGAAGAAACTAGAGCAAAATGAGCGGAGAGAACA GATGAGTCTTTCGATGTATGCCTCTGTGACGAATATCATCCCCAACTTGGATGACGACCCCAAAATTTCAGGAT ATATTGTTGACAGGGAGAAGAGGGTGGTGGATAAGTTTGAGTTTGACTCGACAAAGATGACTGCCTTTGACACCTGCACGAATATCTGGAGGATGATTAGTAACTCATAA
- the LOC125314971 gene encoding E3 ubiquitin-protein ligase RING1-like, producing MMGSLHHLRHLLYSDPINVTVSAICQTSCDPLLNDSGFCITPCLAVCPRVCRSSVIPLFPPPLPPPPPPQHESSLEEHVRKSHHFSQYLVILFAVLAAFFVLVVFYGLYVRYYVNRSSRRRGRGPQEPETSVIHDEFLDHDLGPVLDHPIWYIRTVGLQPSVISSITVCKYKKGEGLIDGTECSVCLSEFEEDETLRLLPKCSHAFHVPCIDTWLRSHTNCPMCRAPIVTNVAEALPPEQPNAESSDSAGEMGILEIDDGLGREEERVAEPRGESEADAELDLEDGRKRIEDSNEVQPMRRSVSLDSLSALKISLAVANALRGESGSLRKSDPESAGENQRIAGAIVPKRNASQDKLPMRLLGSSSSSIGRSLVSGSSSITRSLSSSGRFLFSKYSGSRSSVLPL from the coding sequence ATGATGGGCTCGTTGCACCATCTCCGGCACTTGCTGTACTCGGACCCGATCAACGTGACCGTCTCCGCGATCTGCCAAACCTCCTGCGACCCTCTGCTAAACGACTCAGGGTTCTGCATAACACCCTGCTTAGCCGTTTGTCCTAGAGTCTGCCGCTCTTCCGTGATCCCGCTCTTCCCTcctccgctgccgccgccgccgccgccgcagcatGAATCCTCCTTGGAAGAACATGTGAGGAAATCCCACCATTTCTCGCAGTATCTTGTCATCCTATTCGCCGTCCTCGCCGCGTTTTTCGTCCTAGTTGTGTTCTACGGGCTGTACGTGAGGTATTATGTGAATCGGTCGTCCCGGCGGAGAGGCAGGGGACCGCAGGAGCCGGAGACGAGTGTCATCCATGATGAGTTTCTTGATCATGATCTAGGGCCGGTCCTTGACCACCCGATCTGGTACATCCGCACCGTCGGCCTCCAGCCGTCGGTCATAAGCTCGATCACGGTGTGTAAGTACAAGAAGGGCGAGGGACTGATCGACGGGACAGAGTGCTCTGTTTGCTTGAGCGAGTTCGAAGAAGATGAGACTCTCAGGTTGTTGCCGAAGTGCAGCCACGCTTTCCATGTGCCGTGTATTGATACTTGGCTTCGATCTCACACCAACTGCCCCATGTGCCGCGCGCCTATTGTCACTAACGTCGCAGAGGCTCTGCCGCCGGAGCAGCCGAATGCGGAGAGTTCCGATTCTGCAGGGGAGATGGGAATTCTGGAGATCGATGATGGTTTGGGGAGGGAAGAGGAGAGAGTTGCAGAACCGAGGGGAGAGAGCGAGGCAGATGCTGAATTGGATTTGGAGGATGGAAGGAAGAGAATCGAGGACTCCAACGAGGTGCAACCGATGAGGAGATCCGTTTCGCTAGACTCTCTGTCAGCTCTGAAGATCAGTCTTGCGGTCGCAAATGCTCTTCGAGGAGAATCAGGATCCTTGAGGAAGTCCGATCCTGAATCAGCCGGGGAAAATCAGCGAATCGCCGGAGCTATCGTCCCAAAGAGGAATGCAAGTCAAGATAAGCTCCCGATGAGATTGTTGGGCAGTTCGAGTTCGTCGATCGGCAGATCACTAGTGAGTGGATCCAGCTCGATAACAAGGTCGCTTTCGTCGAGCGGGAGGTTCTTGTTCTCGAAGTACAGCGGAAGCAGGAGCTCGGTTCTTCCTCTATGA
- the LOC125314970 gene encoding serine carboxypeptidase-like 20, producing the protein MTVFSFTSGVILGLVLTVLAVGAAPDESLITHVPGFDGALPSNHHAGYVAIEGNPGKKNLFYYFIVSERNPSKDPVVLWLNGGPGCSSLDGFVYEHGPFNFQAGKSNGSLPILQLNPFSWSKVSNIIYLDSPCGVGLSYSEDPRNYVTGDLQTASDTHAFLLEWFELYPEFLSNPFYISGESYAGVYVPTLASQVVQGIKKGEKPHINFKGYLIGNGIADDEYDGNGHVPFFFGMALISIDIFEDCQATCEGKFYDPPNDQCRKNILKAYAALTGLNRYDILELCYRYPDGMAMSLPFGLRQLGVTEKPLYTRKRMFGYGSPLWLSEQENKVTSSLQQANAFHIPCINDDFATTWLNDEAVREAIHAAPASVAGPWEICATRVRLNYTIDTGSMIPYHKSLLSEGYRALIFSGDHDSVVPYTGTQAWTRSLGYKIVDEWRSWISNEQVAGYLQGYDHNLTFLTIKGAGHTVPQYKPQESLDFYTRWLDGKPI; encoded by the exons ATGACGGTCTTCAGTTTCACTTCTGGTGTAATACTAGGCTTGGTTTTGACTGTTTTAGCTGTCGGAGCGGCTCCTGATGAATCCCTCATTACTCACGTACCAGGCTTTGATGGCGCTTTGCCCTCCAATCATCATGCAGG GTATGTGGCCATAGAGGGGAATCCCGGAAAGAAGAATTTGTTCTACTATTTCATTGTGTCCGAAAGGAATCCTAGCAAGGATCCTGTGGTACTGTGGCTTAACGGAGGACCTGGTTGCTCCAGCTTGGACGGTTTTGTTTATGAACATG GACCATTTAACTTTCAAGCGGGAAAGTCAAACGGAAGCTTGCCTATACTTCAGCTCAATCCCTTCAGCTGGTCTAAG GTCTCCAACATTATCTATTTGGATTCTCCATGTGGAGTGGGTTTATCATACTCCGAAGATCCACGGAATTATGTGACGGGAGACCTTCAAACTGCCTCCGATACGCATGCCTTTCTTCTCGAG TGGTTCGAGCTCTATCCAGAATTCCTTTCGAATCCATTCTATATATCAGGAGAGTCGTATGCTGGAGTTTACGTGCCGACTCTTGCCTCCCAAGTAGTACAAG GAattaaaaaaggtgaaaagCCTCATATCAATTTCAAG GGTTACCTCATTGGTAATGGGATTGCAGATGACGAATACGACGGCAACGGCCACGTGCCTTTCTTCTTCGGTATGGCGCTGATCTCGATCGACATCTTTGAG GATTGTCAGGCTACATGTGAAGGGAAGTTCTATGACCCCCCAAATGACCAATGCCGCAAGAACATTCTCAAGGCGTACGCG GCTCTGACAGGTTTAAATAGGTACGACATTCTCGAGCTGTGCTACCGTTACCCAGACGGCATGGCGATGAGTCTGCCTTTTGGCCTCCGTCAGTTGGGGGTGACTGAGAAGCCTCTCTACACAAGAAAAAGAATGTTTGGTTATGGTTCACCTCTTTGGCTATCAGAACAAGAGAACAAAGTCACATCGAGTCTCCAACAGGCGAATGCATTTCACATCCCATGCATT AACGATGATTTTGCAACCACATGGTTAAACGACGAAGCAGTTCGGGAAGCAATCCACGCAGCACCG GCGAGCGTGGCGGGTCCTTGGGAGATATGCGCCACTAGAGTGAGGTTAAATTATACCATCGATACAGGAAGTATGATCCCGTATCACAAAAGTTTGCTTTCTGAGGGATACAGGGCACTCATATTCAG TGGAGATCATGATTCAGTCGTACCTTACACCGGCACTCAAGCGTGGACCAGGTCACTTGGATACAAAATCGTCGATGAATGGAGATCGTGGATCTCCAACGAGCAAGTCGCCGG GTATCTGCAAGGGTATGACCACAACCTCACCTTTCTAACTATCAAG GGAGCGGGGCATACAGTCCCTCAATACAAGCCGCAGGAATCGTTGGACTTCTATACTCGTTGGTTAGATGGAAAACCAATCTGA